A window from Triticum aestivum cultivar Chinese Spring chromosome 6D, IWGSC CS RefSeq v2.1, whole genome shotgun sequence encodes these proteins:
- the LOC123142286 gene encoding alpha-1,3-arabinosyltransferase XAT3, which yields MKRGGRNESGKQLVSGGGAAAVCLLLLPLVVLAVLKSDFMPQQVIHIAETSIGEAGVEGAIWQPRQQLVAKSKAAHDPVVEAPPSPASGDETSDKVVDANRALKNGKGFLATNVGMDGSLVKSDADVAAARSKLSCNFSSYRTNMCAMQGDVRLHGKAATVYVVSASDDNRPDNGTITIRPYPRKWETPTMQLVREVTIRWRAPPGPGAPRCTVTYDVPAVVFSTGGYGVNIFHAITDIIMPLYNTAREYDGRVRLVATNYDRKWIAKYRHALSMLSIYPIIDFDADNEVRCFPSVHVGTESHKELGIDSALSGKGYTMLGFRGLLRSAYSLKREWVTPKNRVRPRLVMVLRRNSRALTNEAQVLAAATEVGFEVVAAGPEVVRDLAKFAQTVNSCDVLVGVHGAGLSNMVFLPRNGTVVQIVPWGEMKWPAWTSYGEPVAPMGLRYVEYETTAEETTLKYVYQRNHTVFTDPVSLHKQGFNMLWETFLNGQNVTLDVDRFRGVLQHIYRSVTIT from the exons TTGCAGAGACCAGCATTGGCGAAGCTGGTGTAGAGGGTGCAATATGGCAGCCGCGGCAACAACTAGTAGCCAAGTCAAAAGCTGCACATG ATCCGGTCGTCGAAGCACCCCCTTCTCCGGCGTCGGGCGACGAGACGTCCGACAAGGTCGTCGATGCAAACAGAG CTCTCAAAAATGGGAAGGGGTTCCTGGCCACGAACGTGGGAATGGATGGCTCTTTGGTAAAATCAG ATGCTGATGTAGCCGCAGCAAGGAGCAAGTTAAGTTGCAACTTCAGCAGTTATCGCACGAACATGTGTGCCATGCAAGGTGACGTCCGTCTGCACGGCAAAGCCGCCACCGTCTACGTGGTCTCAGCCTCCGACGACAACCGGCCAGACAATGGGACGATCACGATCCGGCCGTACCCGCGCAAATGGGAGACACCGACGATGCAGCTGGTCCGTGAGGTGACCATCCGTTGGAGAGCCCCACCGGGACCGGGTGCGCCACGGTGCACGGTGACCTACGACGTCCCAGCGGTGGTCTTCTCCACCGGTGGCTACGGCGTCAACATCTTCCACGCCATTACCGACATCATCATGCCTCTCTACAACACGGCGCGGGAGTACGATGGCCGCGTCCGGCTCGTGGCCACTAACTACGACCGCAAATGGATCGCCAAGTACCGCCACGCCCTCTCCATGCTCTCCATCTACCCCATCATCGACTTCGACGCCGACAACGAGGTGCGCTGCTTCCCGTCGGTGCATGTCGGGACGGAGAGCCATAAGGAGCTAGGGATTGACTCGGCTCTCTCCGGCAAGGGCTACACGATGCTGGGCTTCCGGGGCCTGCTCCGGTCGGCTTACTCTCTGAAGCGTGAGTGGGTGACCCCCAAGAACCGTGTCAGACCTCGTCTCGTCATGGTGCTGCGAAGGAACTCGAGGGCGCTGACGAACGAGGCGCAAGTTCTGGCAGCTGCCACCGAGGTTGGCTTTGAGGTGGTGGCTGCGGGGCCGGAGGTGGTGCGCGACCTGGCCAAGTTCGCGCAGACGGTGAACTCGTGCGACGTGTTGGTGGGCGTGCACGGTGCGGGGCTCAGCAACATGGTGTTCCTCCCGCGCAACGGCACGGTGGTGCAGATCGTCCCTTGGGGCGAGATGAAGTGGCCGGCCTGGACCTCCTACGGCGAGCCGGTGGCTCCCATGGGGCTTCGCTACGTCGAGTACGAGACCACCGCcgaggagaccacgctcaagtacGTGTACCAGAGGAACCACACCGTCTTCACCGATCCGGTCTCCCTACACAAACAGGGATTCAACATGTTGTGGGAGACCTTCCTCAACGGGCAGAACGTCACCCTCGACGTCGACCGCTTCAGAGGGGTCCTGCAACACATCTACCGCTCCGTTACCATCACATGA